From a region of the Lactuca sativa cultivar Salinas chromosome 4, Lsat_Salinas_v11, whole genome shotgun sequence genome:
- the LOC111877140 gene encoding cytochrome c oxidase subunit 5b-2, mitochondrial isoform X2 encodes MWRRLSSQLRILRSVQRSNAITTSSPLPLTLRPSSALVSRHISSVTGNVSNKRVEDIVPIATGHEREELQAEIEGRDILEINFPEGPFGTKEAPAVVKSYYDQRIVGCPGAEEDEHDVVWFWLKKGEPHECPVCSQYFKLEVVGPGGLPDGLDEVDEHH; translated from the exons ATGTGGAGACGCCTGTCTTCTCAACTTCGTATTCTCCGATCTGTTCAGAGATCTAATGCCATAACCACTTCGTCTCCGTTGCCTCTGACTCTCCGGCCATCCTCCGCTCTTGTTTCTCGTCACATCTCTTCGGTAACAG GAAATGTTTCTAACAAGAGAGTCGAAGATATAGTGCCTATTGCGACTGGTCACGAGCGTGAGGAGCTTCAAGCTGAGATTGAG GGACGGGATATTCTGGAAATCAACTTTCCTGAAGGTCCTTTCGGTACCAAG GAAGCACCTGCAGTGGTAAAATCATACTATGATCAAAGAATTGTTGGGTGCCCTGGAGCTGAAG AGGATGAGCATGATGTTGTTTGGTTCTGGCTAAAGAAAGGTGAACCACATGAATGCCCAGTTTGCTCACAGtatttcaag TTGGAAGTGGTGGGCCCAGGTGGACTTCCAGATGGACTTGATGAGGTTGATGAACATCATTAA
- the LOC111877140 gene encoding cytochrome c oxidase subunit 5b-2, mitochondrial isoform X1, giving the protein MWRRLSSQLRILRSVQRSNAITTSSPLPLTLRPSSALVSRHISSVTGNVSNKRVEDIVPIATGHEREELQAEIEGRDILEINFPEGPFGTKEAPAVVKSYYDQRIVGCPGAEGEDEHDVVWFWLKKGEPHECPVCSQYFKLEVVGPGGLPDGLDEVDEHH; this is encoded by the exons ATGTGGAGACGCCTGTCTTCTCAACTTCGTATTCTCCGATCTGTTCAGAGATCTAATGCCATAACCACTTCGTCTCCGTTGCCTCTGACTCTCCGGCCATCCTCCGCTCTTGTTTCTCGTCACATCTCTTCGGTAACAG GAAATGTTTCTAACAAGAGAGTCGAAGATATAGTGCCTATTGCGACTGGTCACGAGCGTGAGGAGCTTCAAGCTGAGATTGAG GGACGGGATATTCTGGAAATCAACTTTCCTGAAGGTCCTTTCGGTACCAAG GAAGCACCTGCAGTGGTAAAATCATACTATGATCAAAGAATTGTTGGGTGCCCTGGAGCTGAAGGTG AGGATGAGCATGATGTTGTTTGGTTCTGGCTAAAGAAAGGTGAACCACATGAATGCCCAGTTTGCTCACAGtatttcaag TTGGAAGTGGTGGGCCCAGGTGGACTTCCAGATGGACTTGATGAGGTTGATGAACATCATTAA